A stretch of DNA from Cerasicoccus sp. TK19100:
TTCGCAGCTCAGGCATCCCTGGTTTAGCGCAGCAGAACATTGAGGAAGTGGTATTCTTCAATGGCCGGTTCTGGGCGGTGAACATTCAATACGCTTACATCAGCTCGGCGGATGGCGTTAGCTGGACGCAGGAAACACCTTTTCAGGGTGGCTTCGGTGGCTATTCCCGCATGGAAGTCATCAACGGCCAGTTGGTCGTCGCGACTACACAGAATGGCAACAGCGCCAACACCGTTTTTTATACATCTGCCAATGGCCGTGATTTTACTGGACCGACTGCCGGGGTAAACATTGGCGGCACACCAGTTTCGATTGTGGCAGGCAATGGCGTAATCCTCGCGGCCTCCACGGGCGGGCTGGCGATTTCAACGGATGGCGTCACGTTTTCGCGCATAACATCGTCGCTCCCCGCATCCTATCCGCGGGCGATGGTGTTTGACGGCACGAAGTTTATCGCTGCCTGGTATAACAGCTTTCACACGTCAACAGATGGCGTCAGCTGGACGGCCAGCACCGGCCCCGGCGGAGACATGGAGGCCATGGCAGTCAACGGTTCGACGGTAGTCGCTGTGGGGGAGGAGCCCTTTCACTCCACTGACGGCGGTGCCTCCTGGAATGCCACCTCGACTAATGCACTAGGCAGCACGCAAGCTTATGAAGTGGTCGCGGGTAACGGCGTCTTCCTGTTCCAAGCCGACGGCTTGAATACCTTTCGCTCGACCGATGGTGAAACGTTTACCGACATCGGGCTGCAACTGGACGGCATCGGCTACGGCAACGGAATCTTTGCGGCCTATGACCGGGTCAACGACAAGCTGGTGTATTCCGTGGACGGTCTGGAGTGGTTTGACGCCATCGTGGCCGTGGATCCGCTTTACGTTTCCTATGGTAATGTTGTCTTCAACGGCGAAGTCTTTTACAAGAATGGCCTCGTCTCTACCGACGGCATTAACTGGGACTGGGCAGAGGACGTATCGAGCTTTGGCAGTGATGTCCGCCGCGGCGGTAACGGTGAGTTGATCAACTACGGCAGCGGCCCGACCTACCAAATATCTCTGGATAACGGCAAAACCTTCCAAGGGCGTAACCTCAGCAACCAGCAGGCCCACGCCGCTGCTTATGGCAACGGACTCTGGGTCATGGGCTTCAGCAGTGGTTACTACGCATACGGGCCAAGCTTGGATTCGTTGGCCTCCGGTCGCTACAGCGAAGGCGTCGAGACTCCCAGCATTCGCTCCATGAATTTCCTGGGCGACGTCTTTTATGGTTCTTTGGAAGACAATCGCGTGATCCTCTCAACCGACGGCAAAAACTGGGTCCCGAAAACCTTAGGTGCCAATGTGCGCTTGGTGAGCTCCGCGCAGTCCGGCCCATTGGGTATCTTCACGGGGGACGACGCAACGGTCTTCACCGTCGACCTGGGCGGCTCTTTCCTGCGGCCCTTCATCGTCGAGCAACCGGTTGGTGTTGCTGCGGATGAGTTGGATGTCGTCACGTTGACGGCCTCAGTGGGCAATAGTGCTGGTGCCACTTATATTTGGACCAAGGACGGCGTGCCGGTCGCAAACCTCCTCAACGTCTCTGGTGCTGATACCGCCAGCATTACCTTCGACGGCATTCGCGCTGACCAGGCTGGCGACTATCGCCTGATCGTAGTCGGTCCTGATGGTGGTGCGATTACCGAGGTGGCTACCGTGACGGTTGAGCCGCTGGCAGTCTTCACGACTCAACCGCAATCCGCCACGGCAACCGACGGCGGCAGCGTCACTTTTACTTCAGAAGTCGACGACGAAACCGCGACCTTCCAGTGGTATAAAAACGGCGTCGAGCTGCCCGGCGAAACCGATAGCTCGCTTTCGCTCAGCGGCCTGACCACCGCCAGTGCTGGCATCTACACCGTAGTGGCGACGAATGTGATTGGTCCGCAGGAGAGCTTGCCCGCCGCCTTGAGCATCAGCGCCGCCTCGGGACCGACTTTGAATACCAGCTTCATGGCCAACGTGCCGGATGATGCGCCGTTTAATAACACGCGCGACACCATGTATTCCTTTGCTGAGCAAGGGGACAAACTCATCGTTGGCGGCTATTTCCAAGTCACGAGCAGTCCGCGCACCTCCAGCCTGATGCGACTCAATGCAGATGGAACGCGGGACACCAGCTATGTTGGGGCTCAGATTGAATACAGCGGCCTAGGGATCGTTGAGGAGATGTGTTTTGACGATCAAGGCCGCCTTTATATCGGCGGCAGCTATCAGTTTCCCGGTCAGGGCGTGGGCGTCTATGACACGAATGGAAATCTCCTTAAGACATTCAACACGTATTACCGGGTGGTGGATTATAAACTGCTTTCTTACGGCACGCGCATGGTAGTCGTAGCCAATATGTATCAGTTTAACAGCTACTTCGCTCGGGGGGGTATCGCGGAAATTAACACCGAAACACTCACGCACAACACCAGCTTCACTAGCAAGGTGAATACTGCGTTGGGTAATTTCTATCCGCTGGGCGCTGCGATTCAGTCTAACGGTAAACTCGTTTTCTTTGGTTACCATGGCACCAGCAGTAGCAGCCCGATGAAGCTCATGCGCCTCAATACGGACGGCACCAAGGACACCTCGTTTACCGAGTCCACCTTCACCGGTTCAGGAACCCTGGGCGGCTATGAACTGGTGCTCGATGACGACGAGAACATCTTCGTGCTCACCAATAACGTAACGCACGTGGGCGGCGTTGAGGTGGCTTACTCCCGCGTGCAGAAGTTTAGCCCCAATGGCGTGCTCGACCCAACCTTCGGTGCCGCACAAAATGGCGACACGACTTTCTATCGTCAAATGGCTTATGTCGGCGACCGCACCCTCGTATTGGGCTATGATGAGATCACCGCGATCAGCACTGAAGACGGCAGCACGCTTCCGATCAACTTCGGAACCGGCGTGCCATCCGCGCAATACCTCGGCGCGATTCAGGGCATTCAGCGCGTTTCGGACGGCTTCATGGTCGGGGGTAAGTTCTCCAGCTTCGATGGCCAGCCGACCAACGGCATCGCCTACTACCAGATCCCGACCTCGACGGGTCCATCGCTGCCGCTGACCATCGTTCAGCAGCCGGAGAGCGTGGTCGATCGCCTTGGTCAACCTGGCCGCCTGGTGGTTGCTGCGACCGGCTCTGGTCTGCGCTATGAGTGGTATCACGACGGCGTGCTCGTCGACGGTGAGTTCTCCAACCAGCTCCAAACCGATGCGCTGACTGCCGGTGATTCGGGCCTCTACAAGGTCATTGTTTACGACAAGGACGACAACTTTGTGGAGAGTAATGAAGTTAGTGTCAGCATTCCCGACGCGCCGGTTGCCTCAAGCAGCTTTGCCGATTGGGCATTATACAACCTGCCTCCTGGCAGCGATTTCACCCTCGACGGCGACTTGAATAACAACGGTCAACCTGACGGCCTGGACTTCATTTTCGGCTCCGGCGTTCGCCCAACAACGGGCACGCAAACGGGCGCGCAGCTGGGCATCGGTGGCGATGAAGAATACCTGACCTTCAGCGTGCGTCGCCGCCGTGGAGCGACTGGCTTGAACATTTCGCCCAAGGCGGCCCCGACACTAGCGGGATTAGCCAATGGTGGCTCCAATGTGCAGCAGGTGTCCTCCGCGATCGATGGCGAGTTCGAAGTCATTACCTATCGCGCCACGTTCTCCATCGACGCTACGGGTGCGGCCTTCTACATGGTGACCGTCGCCGAAGACTAAACTTTGCGATACAAAGCTTCTCAACGCGCGCCGATAGCCAACTGGTTGTCGGCGCGCTTTTTAGTCGATCAAGTCCCGGACGGCTTGGATAAAGGTGTCGTCCTGGAAGGAGCTCTTGGTCAGGTAGTAGTCGGCTCCGGCTTCGAGGCCTTTGATGCGGTCTTCCTCGCGGTCTTTGTAGGAGACGACGATCACGGGGAGATTTTCCAGGCGGTTGTCGCTGCGGATCTTGGAAACGAACTCATAGCCGTTCATGCGGGGCATGTCGATGTCGCTCACGACGAGGTCGAACTCGCCCAGGCGCACGGCGTTCCAGCCATCGGCACCGTCCACGGCAACCTCGACGGCGTAGCCCGCATTTTCGAGGAGCTGGCGCTCGGTCTCGCGCACGGTGATGGAGTCGTCGACCACCAGAATGCGCTTGCGGTTGGATGCCGCCGCGATTGCTTCGCCACGCTTGGTCTCGAGGCGCGCGCCGCCGGAGAGCAGCTTATCAATCGAGGCAATGAGGTCCTCGACATCGAGGATCAGAATTGGCTCACCGTTCTCCATGAGCGAGGCGGAGCTAACGCCCGGCACCTTGCCCAAACGCCGGTCCAGCGGGCGGACGACCAGGTCGGCTTCGCCAATTAAATTATCCACTTCGATGCCGTAAAGTTGGTTGCGATCATTGACGACCACGATGTCCAGATGCGGCGTGGTGGTGTTGACCGCACCGGCAAAGCCGAGCGCCGAACGCGCGGGTGCCAGGCCGACGTTTTGCCCCTCCAGCTCGAAATATTGGCGGTTTTCGACCATTTTCAGGTCTTTGTAATCCATGCGCAAAGTGCGGGCGATGCGGCTCAGCGGGAAGGCATAGGGCTCGCCGTCGATGTCGGCCAGCAGTGCGCGTATGACGGATCGCGTGATCGGCACCTGCAAATGGAAGGTCGTGCCCGCGCCAACGGCAGTCTTGATCCGCGCCTGCCCGCCGATCTGCTGCATGAGCGTCTGCACGACGTCCAGGCCGACGCCGCGGCCGGAAATTTCCGTAACCTTACCTGCGGTGGAAAAGCCCGGCAGAAAAAGAAACTCCAGCACTTCGTCCTCACTCATTTGGGCGACCATCTCGTCGGTCGCAAACTGCTTTTCAACGACCTTCTTGCGGAGCTTATCCACGTCGATCCCGCGACCGTCGTCCTTGACTTCGACGACGAGCATGCCGGCGCTGTGGCGGGCACTGAGAATGAGTGAGCCGGTGGCATCCTTGCCGGTGGCGGTGCGGTCTTCCGGCATTTCGAGGCCGTGGTCGCAGGCGTTGCGGAGGATGTGGTTGAGCGGCGCTTCGAGGCGCTCCAGGATGTCGCGGTCGACCGGTGTTTCCTTGCCCTCGATGTCGAAGCGGACCTGCTTGCCCAGCGTGCGCGCGACATCGCGGACCATACGCGGGAAGCCCTGCACGCCGTCGTTAAACGGGCGCATCCGGCTGGCCAGCACCTCGCGGTATAGCCGGTCGGAGAGCAGGGTGTTGCGGCGGGCAAAGGCGTCAAAATGCTCCAACTGCTCACGGACAAGCGTCAGCGCCCGCTCGGCGGATTGGCGGACTTGCTCGAAGTGAACGCGGGACTCCGGCTCCAGCTCGATGCGGTCCAGGATGCGGTCACTGCTGTTGATTCGGCTGCTCAGCTCACTCTGCGCTTCCTTGAGGCGGAGCAGGGTGTCGCGGAAATTTTCCAACTGCCCGGTTTCGACGACGGTTTCCGCCGCGAGGCCCATGAGGCGGTTGAGGCTGTCGGCGGACACGCGGACTACGCTGTCGGCCTTTTTCTCGTTGGTGGTGGCGGCGGGGGCTGGCTTGGCGCGTTCGCGGCGGGCGGGCTTGGTGGAAGGTGCTTTGGCGGGCTCGGCCGATTTCTCCGGCTCGGGCGTCGGCTCCAGTGCGGCGGGCGCGGGTTCCGGTTCAGGCTCCGGCGCGGCGCTAAGGAGGGTTTCTCCGGCCAGCGTGCGCTGCAGGTCGTCCATGATCGACGAATAATCCTCAGCATGCTGCTCGGGCCAGTCAGCGAGTTCGGCATCGGGGGCGGCGGAAAATTGCCGCAGGTAATCGGCGGCCCGGTCGAAGTTGGCCACGTGCTCAGGCGCGAGCTTGATGTCGCCGCGGATCGCAGCGTTAAAGGAATCTTCGACGAGCTTGGCCATCTCGACGGCGGCCATGAGGCCCACGATGCGGGCGGCACCTTTCATCGAGTGGGCGGCGCGCATCAGCGGCTCCATTGCCTTTTCGTCGGCGGAAGCGGGGTCGAAATCTTTCAGCGCGTCCTTCAGCGCGCCAACTTGCTGCTCGGCCTCCATGCGGTAGAGGTCGATCATGGAAAGGTCGGGCGTTTGCTTGGGCGGCTTGATGGTGCGGGCCGGCTTGGCCGGGGCCTTCGCTTGTGCTGGCGGGGTGGCTGTTTTGGCTGGCTCCGGCGTGGGTTCGGCTTGGGGCGGAGCTTCGGGAATGCCGCCCGCGGCCTGGATTTGGGCGAGGCCCTTGCAAACTTCATCCGCCCAGGCAGCATTATCCTTGAGCCATGGGCCCATCTTCTCCTCGGACTGCTTTCCGGATTCGACGAGGATATCGACGGCGTTAAAGAGCCAGTCGAGCTGATCCGAGCCGAGCGTCACCTCGCCCTTGCCCGCGGCGACCATGAGGTCTTCCAAGTTGTGCGCGACCTTGCCCACCATGTCGAGGCCCACGATTCGCGCGGCCCCCTTGAGCGAGTGCGCGGCGCGCATGAGGCCGTCGATGTCCGCCGAGGCTGGATCGGATTCCCACGCCACGAGCCCTTCATTGAGCGCAGCGCCCTGCGTTTCGACCTCCTGCTGGTACAGGTCGAGCATCGGGAAACTATCGGGGACGTCGCTCACAGGTATTGCTTTTTGAGGCTGTGGAAAATGAGTTCGTGGTCGAGGAGGCCGACTTTCTGTTCGCGCAAAATGAAGAGGCCGCGGGTAAAGGTGGCCATGGCTTTGCTCACCGTCACAGGGGATTCCTGCAGCAGGCATTTCTCCAACGCATGGACGCCATAGGCCTCGTCGGCGCGGAAGACAAACGGCCCGTCCGGCCCCTGGATCACGATCATGCGCGGGTGCACGCGGCGGGAAAGAATGGTTTCGTCGCCACTTTTTTCCAGCGAAAGCAAGGCGTGCAGGGAGACGCAAAGCTGCAGCTCGCCACGGACATTGACGAGGCCGCGCAGGACGTCGTTGGTGCGCTGCGGAATGCGGTGGATCGTGGCATCGGCGGTGATCTCCTTGACGATGGAGGCCTCCAGCGCGAGCCATTCGTCGAACAGGCGGAAGACCAGCACGCCCTGGGTTTCGCGTTCGTGCTCGTCCTCTTTTTCGCGCAGGCGGTTCTGCCAATCGGCGAGGTAGCCTTCCGGCGGTTCGCGGTCGAGGAGGCGCAGCATGGCTTCGCGGTCCTGATTCACCATTTCGAAATCTTCGTCGCTCATGCCTTCACCTCCTTGGCGTTTTCAGCGTTGCGGGCGCGCTTGCGCAGGCGTTCGGCCCCGGCGGAGTCGCCCCGGCGTTCGGCCAGCAGAGCCAGGTGAAACAGCGACTGAGCGTGGCGCGCATCCAGATAGACCGCGCGGCGCAGCAGGGGCTCGGCTTTTTTATAATCGCGCAAGCCTATGTAAATTTCCCCCAGTGTGCAGAAGGCCTCAGCGGAAGGCGGCGTTTGGTTAATCAGCTCACTGGCGATTTTTTCGGCCTCGTTTAGCCGTCCGCCATTCGCCAACTCCCGTGCCTCGGCCCAGAGTTGTTCCGCGCTGGGCTTGGTCGCCTCGGTCGGTTTGCTGACGACCAGTGCCTGCTTGCGTGGAAGCGGTTTGGCGATGCGCGTGTTTTTCTTAATGGCGGGCAGGGGGACTTTGGGCGCGGGTTCGTTGGCGGCTTCGCGGCGCTCAAAGCAAAAGGCCCCCGCCGGGCCAACGGGTTTCATGGCCTGCGTAATCGTGCCCAGGGCATCGGCGTGGCCGGAGAAAATGAGGCCGTCTGGCTCGAGGCCGCGCATTAGGCCGGCTACGGCGCGCGCACGGGAATCGCTGCAAAAATAGATCAGCACATTACGGCAGAAAATCGCGTGAAAGGGGCGTTCGCCCATCAGGAAATCAGGCGCGAGCAAATTGCGCTGGCGGAAGGTGACGTGCTCGCGGACCTCGTCGATCACGCGGCGTTTGCCGTCTTCGGCGTCGCGAAAATAGGCGTGATAGGGCTCCGCCGTGTTGCCCCGGAAGGCCATGGGGCGAAAGACGCCTTGTTGTGCTTCTTGGAGAAAGCGGTTGCTCAAGTCGCCGGCTTCCACGTGGAAACTATGGGGCGCAAAGCCGGAGTGGAGCAGCGAAATGGCGATCGAGTAGGGCTCCTGTCCAGTGGCGCAGGGCACGCTGAGGATGCGCAGCTGCTCGCCGGGGTGCTTAGGCCGCCAGACCTTGCGGGCCCATTCGGTCAGGAAATCGAAGGGTTTGCCGTCACGGAAAAACCACGACTCGGGCACAAGCAGCTCGTCGGCAAAGGCGAGAAATTCTTCCTGAGAGCGCAGCAGGTGCGAGAAATACTCCTCCAGATCGAAGACACCGCTGGCCTCCATGCGCCGCCGCACGACGCTGTTCAAGCTGCCCCCGCGAAAGACGCTTTCGTCGAGGCCAAACTTTTCGCGCAAGTCGCGCGTGATGCGGAGCGGCAGTTTCACGGAGCGGGCGTTGAGTCGTTGTTAAAGAGCAGGTCGCGGACCTCGGCTGAAAGGATGTCGGTGGGCTCGACGCATTGCACGATTTCGCCGTCTTCAGTTGTGAAGATGCGGCCCAGGTATTTGGCATCGGGTGGGTTCACGCCGCCGTCGGACAAGAAATTATCCGGCACTTCGAGGGTCTCGGTGACGCGCTCCGCCCAAAGGCCGAGCAGCGCGGTGCCGCCGCTTTTCTTCGGGTAGGAAATGAGCAAATAGCGTGCGCTGAGGCCAGGCTTGGTCGGCTGCTTCAAGATTAGCTGGCCGAGGTCGATCACGGGCACGATTTGGCCGCGATACTCGAAGCGACCGCGAATGTAATCCGGCGCGCCTGGCGTCGGCTTGAGTGGCAGGGCGGGGATGACGATTTCGACGCGTTCGGCGTCGATGGCGAAACTCTGGTCGCCCAAATGGAACATGACGGTGAGCATTGCCTACTTTTTGTCGTCCTTTCTGGGCGGGAATGGTGCGCGGGTGGGGAAGGGCGCATTGGTTGGCAGCTTTTTCTTGGCGGGGATTTTTATCTCCGGCTGCGGGGCCCTCTTTTCCGGTGCGGGCTGGGGCTGGCCACCGGCGCGCATGGGGAAGGGCATGTTGGTCATGCCGGTCGAGGCCTTGTCTTTCACCTTGAAGCGGGATACCTCGCGGCGCAGGCCGTTGACCGCGGCGTGCAGGGCGCGGGTGGCTTCGTCAAATTCCTTGAGGGACTCCGCGGTGCGGGCCGCACCATCGCGCAGGGTCGTCATGGCCTCGCTGATCTGCTGGGCACCCTGAGTCTGCGCTTCCATACCCTCGCTGACGGAGGCAAAGCGCGGGGTGACGGTCTGCACGCCGGTAATGATCTCATCCAGTCGCTCGCCCAGTTCGCCCACCTCGGTTACGCCGTTGCGGACGGATTCGTTGAACTTGTCCATTTCCATGACGCCCGAGCTAACGGCGGCCTGCATCTCGTTGACCATGCTGTCGATGTTGACGGTGGCGTTGGCGGTCTGATGGGCGAGGCGGCGGATTTCGCGCGCGACGACGGAGAAGCCCTGGCCGTGCTCGCCGGCTTTTTCCGCTTCGATCGCGGCATTGAGCGAGAGCAGGTTGGTCTGCTCGGAGACTTTGCCGATGGTCGTGACGACCTTGGTAATGTTATTCGCCTTCTCGCTGATTACGGCGAGCTTGGCCGCGATGGAGCTCGTGGCCGAGGAAAGGTTGTCCATTGAGGCGGACATGTCCATGAGCTGGCGGCGGCCGTCCTCGGCGATCGAGCCGGTCTCATTGGCTGAGCTGGCCACATCGCGCATGGTGTCGAGCAGTTCGCGGGAGGTGGCGGAAATCTGGTTTACCGCTGAGGCGATTTGCTGAGTGGAGGCACCGAAATCCTGAATCGCCACTTCCTGGCTTTTCGAGGCACCGCTGATGCGGGTGGCGGTGGAGACGAGCTGGATGGTGGAATTTTTAACCTGAAGCAGGAGGTTGTTCAGGTTTTCGACCATGAGCTCGATGGCCTTCAGGAGTTGGCCGGTCTCGTCGTTGGTGACGATTTCCACCTCGTGCGTCAGGTTGCCATCGGCGACGGCTTGGGCGAGGTCATTGGCGTGCTTGATCCGCGCGCTGAAGCGGTTGGCGAAAATCACAATAATGAGCAGCACGGTCATGATGCCAATGAGGCCTACGATGATTGCGCGCTCAATGTCTCCCCAGGTGGGCCCGGTAATGACGCTTTCGGGCACGGTCATGGCGATGCGCCAGCCGCCGGTTGGGATGTAGGCGCTGGCCAGGTAGGACTCCTCGCCGCTTAGCGGGTCTTCGAAAAGCATGGGGGGGCTGTTCTGGCGCGTTTGTGAAATGCGGTCGAAGAGTGTTCGGTAAACTTGGTCGACACCGTCATCTTGCAGGCGAACGCCGCGCTCGGGGTTAAACTCCAGCTTGCCATCGGGGCTTTTTTCAAAGAGGTCGAGCATCACACGGCCGGGGCCGCCATCATTGCGCTGCACGTAAAAGCGGTCAATTGGCATGGTGCGATACTCATCGCCGAGGGTGGTGGCGATGATGCGGCCGCGGCTGCTGATCAGGTAGAGCTGCGCGCGGGGGTAGGGCTTGAGGCCCTGCAGGGTGTCGCTCAGCGTGTCGAGGGCGCGGTCGACGCCGGTTACGCCCTGGAAGCGCCCGTTGATGACGATGGGCGACATCTGTTCGACGATCAAATTGAGGTCGTTGTAAATGTAGGGCTCGGTGACGAGGTAGCGCAGGTCGGAATCCTGGCTGAGCGCCTGCCGCACGCCGCGATAGTAGAGGCTGCTCTCCATGTCCACGAGCACCTCGGACTTGATGCGGCCGCCGTCGGTGAGGTCGCGGAAAATGTAGGGAATGAACCGGCCGTCTTCGCTGACCCAGTCGGGTGGGCTGTCAAAGCTGGCGAGAAATTCAGCATCTTGCCCGTCGGCGTTGGGCTCGTAGCCAATGGACACGCCGACGAATTCCGGGTTGGCCTCCAGAATGCGGCGCAGCAGGGAGACCGACTCCTTGCGCAGGCCGAACATACCGCTTTCCTGGGCATCGGCGATGGTGCGCGAGACGGTGACGGCTTCGAGGTTGTCCTGTTCGATGCGCAGGGCGATTTTGATGAGGTCGTCGCTCATCAGCTCCTGGTCTTTCTCGAGCATGCGGGTGTGGCCGCGGTAAATGTTATACACCGCCACACTGCCGGCCGTTAGGATAACCGGCAGCAGCACGTAAACGAGTATCTTCGTGCGTAGGCTCATGATGATGGTTGGTTGGGTGCCGGGACATCGCCCGCGTCTTCATCGGTTTTAAAACGGGCAATGCCGCCATTGACGGCGGTCACCGCAAGATTGAGTTTCGTCGCCGCGTCCTGGAAGCCTTCCAGTGCATTTTTCGTCTGCAAGGCGGCGGCGTTGAGTGAGGCGACGGCTTCGGAAATTTGCTCGGCGCCGCTGGTCTGCGCTTCCATGCCTTCCTGCACGGATTCAAAACGCGGCGTGAGCGCCTCGACATCGGTGATGATGTGCTCCATCTGGCCACTGAGGCGGTTGACGGTGTCCACCCCGGCGCGGACGGCTTCGTTAAACTTGTCCATCTCCATGACGCCTGCGCTGACGCTGGATTGCATCTCTTTGACCATTTGCTCGATGTCCAGCGTGGCGACGGCGGTCTGGTCGGCCAGGCGACGGATTTCGCGCGCGACCACCGCAAAGCCCAAGCCGAACTCGCCGGCTTTCTCGGCCTCGATTGCGGCGTTGAGCGAGAGCAGATTGGTCTGGTCGGCCACCTTGGCAATCGTGGTGACGACGTTAT
This window harbors:
- a CDS encoding immunoglobulin domain-containing protein; this translates as MFSYATARLCSLLLALLLSTLSLSAASPYAGDYLGTLSINGTASGRLFLAIDSDGNFSDYSELLTGTTSDAGVITFDANDFGFTTATIDGNFSFVATGSANTLSYRLEGEKSAAVFSSPSLDDVLTQTNPLNYFAGATDLIWDGSQFVALTSQSIAVSNDGINWEVSSIGLTGDFTRIAYGNGVYVIIGDGNVVATSTDLDTWTLRSSGIPGLAQQNIEEVVFFNGRFWAVNIQYAYISSADGVSWTQETPFQGGFGGYSRMEVINGQLVVATTQNGNSANTVFYTSANGRDFTGPTAGVNIGGTPVSIVAGNGVILAASTGGLAISTDGVTFSRITSSLPASYPRAMVFDGTKFIAAWYNSFHTSTDGVSWTASTGPGGDMEAMAVNGSTVVAVGEEPFHSTDGGASWNATSTNALGSTQAYEVVAGNGVFLFQADGLNTFRSTDGETFTDIGLQLDGIGYGNGIFAAYDRVNDKLVYSVDGLEWFDAIVAVDPLYVSYGNVVFNGEVFYKNGLVSTDGINWDWAEDVSSFGSDVRRGGNGELINYGSGPTYQISLDNGKTFQGRNLSNQQAHAAAYGNGLWVMGFSSGYYAYGPSLDSLASGRYSEGVETPSIRSMNFLGDVFYGSLEDNRVILSTDGKNWVPKTLGANVRLVSSAQSGPLGIFTGDDATVFTVDLGGSFLRPFIVEQPVGVAADELDVVTLTASVGNSAGATYIWTKDGVPVANLLNVSGADTASITFDGIRADQAGDYRLIVVGPDGGAITEVATVTVEPLAVFTTQPQSATATDGGSVTFTSEVDDETATFQWYKNGVELPGETDSSLSLSGLTTASAGIYTVVATNVIGPQESLPAALSISAASGPTLNTSFMANVPDDAPFNNTRDTMYSFAEQGDKLIVGGYFQVTSSPRTSSLMRLNADGTRDTSYVGAQIEYSGLGIVEEMCFDDQGRLYIGGSYQFPGQGVGVYDTNGNLLKTFNTYYRVVDYKLLSYGTRMVVVANMYQFNSYFARGGIAEINTETLTHNTSFTSKVNTALGNFYPLGAAIQSNGKLVFFGYHGTSSSSPMKLMRLNTDGTKDTSFTESTFTGSGTLGGYELVLDDDENIFVLTNNVTHVGGVEVAYSRVQKFSPNGVLDPTFGAAQNGDTTFYRQMAYVGDRTLVLGYDEITAISTEDGSTLPINFGTGVPSAQYLGAIQGIQRVSDGFMVGGKFSSFDGQPTNGIAYYQIPTSTGPSLPLTIVQQPESVVDRLGQPGRLVVAATGSGLRYEWYHDGVLVDGEFSNQLQTDALTAGDSGLYKVIVYDKDDNFVESNEVSVSIPDAPVASSSFADWALYNLPPGSDFTLDGDLNNNGQPDGLDFIFGSGVRPTTGTQTGAQLGIGGDEEYLTFSVRRRRGATGLNISPKAAPTLAGLANGGSNVQQVSSAIDGEFEVITYRATFSIDATGAAFYMVTVAED
- a CDS encoding chemotaxis protein CheW, encoding MSDEDFEMVNQDREAMLRLLDREPPEGYLADWQNRLREKEDEHERETQGVLVFRLFDEWLALEASIVKEITADATIHRIPQRTNDVLRGLVNVRGELQLCVSLHALLSLEKSGDETILSRRVHPRMIVIQGPDGPFVFRADEAYGVHALEKCLLQESPVTVSKAMATFTRGLFILREQKVGLLDHELIFHSLKKQYL
- a CDS encoding chemotaxis protein CheW, which gives rise to MLTVMFHLGDQSFAIDAERVEIVIPALPLKPTPGAPDYIRGRFEYRGQIVPVIDLGQLILKQPTKPGLSARYLLISYPKKSGGTALLGLWAERVTETLEVPDNFLSDGGVNPPDAKYLGRIFTTEDGEIVQCVEPTDILSAEVRDLLFNNDSTPAP
- a CDS encoding hybrid sensor histidine kinase/response regulator; amino-acid sequence: MSDVPDSFPMLDLYQQEVETQGAALNEGLVAWESDPASADIDGLMRAAHSLKGAARIVGLDMVGKVAHNLEDLMVAAGKGEVTLGSDQLDWLFNAVDILVESGKQSEEKMGPWLKDNAAWADEVCKGLAQIQAAGGIPEAPPQAEPTPEPAKTATPPAQAKAPAKPARTIKPPKQTPDLSMIDLYRMEAEQQVGALKDALKDFDPASADEKAMEPLMRAAHSMKGAARIVGLMAAVEMAKLVEDSFNAAIRGDIKLAPEHVANFDRAADYLRQFSAAPDAELADWPEQHAEDYSSIMDDLQRTLAGETLLSAAPEPEPEPAPAALEPTPEPEKSAEPAKAPSTKPARRERAKPAPAATTNEKKADSVVRVSADSLNRLMGLAAETVVETGQLENFRDTLLRLKEAQSELSSRINSSDRILDRIELEPESRVHFEQVRQSAERALTLVREQLEHFDAFARRNTLLSDRLYREVLASRMRPFNDGVQGFPRMVRDVARTLGKQVRFDIEGKETPVDRDILERLEAPLNHILRNACDHGLEMPEDRTATGKDATGSLILSARHSAGMLVVEVKDDGRGIDVDKLRKKVVEKQFATDEMVAQMSEDEVLEFLFLPGFSTAGKVTEISGRGVGLDVVQTLMQQIGGQARIKTAVGAGTTFHLQVPITRSVIRALLADIDGEPYAFPLSRIARTLRMDYKDLKMVENRQYFELEGQNVGLAPARSALGFAGAVNTTTPHLDIVVVNDRNQLYGIEVDNLIGEADLVVRPLDRRLGKVPGVSSASLMENGEPILILDVEDLIASIDKLLSGGARLETKRGEAIAAASNRKRILVVDDSITVRETERQLLENAGYAVEVAVDGADGWNAVRLGEFDLVVSDIDMPRMNGYEFVSKIRSDNRLENLPVIVVSYKDREEDRIKGLEAGADYYLTKSSFQDDTFIQAVRDLID
- a CDS encoding CheR family methyltransferase, translated to MKLPLRITRDLREKFGLDESVFRGGSLNSVVRRRMEASGVFDLEEYFSHLLRSQEEFLAFADELLVPESWFFRDGKPFDFLTEWARKVWRPKHPGEQLRILSVPCATGQEPYSIAISLLHSGFAPHSFHVEAGDLSNRFLQEAQQGVFRPMAFRGNTAEPYHAYFRDAEDGKRRVIDEVREHVTFRQRNLLAPDFLMGERPFHAIFCRNVLIYFCSDSRARAVAGLMRGLEPDGLIFSGHADALGTITQAMKPVGPAGAFCFERREAANEPAPKVPLPAIKKNTRIAKPLPRKQALVVSKPTEATKPSAEQLWAEARELANGGRLNEAEKIASELINQTPPSAEAFCTLGEIYIGLRDYKKAEPLLRRAVYLDARHAQSLFHLALLAERRGDSAGAERLRKRARNAENAKEVKA